One Mustela nigripes isolate SB6536 chromosome 5, MUSNIG.SB6536, whole genome shotgun sequence DNA segment encodes these proteins:
- the TDP2 gene encoding tyrosyl-DNA phosphodiesterase 2, with amino-acid sequence MERPSGSEAESAEGEPEVKKRRLLCVEFASVANCDPAVAQCYLAENDWAMERALNSFFEPPAEDGAAESPPGTAAGPECCVDLTNEETTDSVSSKASTSEGIQQEDGSVFSFITWNVDGLDLNSLQERARGVCSYLTLYSPDVIFLQEVIPPYCSYLKKRASSYEMITGNEEGYFTAIMLKKSRVKFKSQEIIPFPNTKMMRNLLCVYASVSGNELCLMTSHLESTRGHAKERMNQLKMVLKKMQEAPESATVIFAGDTNLRDHEVTKCGGLPSNILDVWEFLGKPKHCQYTWDTQMNSNLGISAACKLRFDRIFFRTAAESGHIVPQSLDLLGLEKLDCGRFPSDHWGLLCNLDVIL; translated from the exons ATGGAGCGGCCGAGCGGCTCGGAGGCGGAGTCGGCCGAGGGCGAGCCGGAGGTGAAGAAGCGGCGGCTTCTGTGCGTGGAGTTTGCCTCGGTCGCGAACTGCGACCCCGCCGTGGCTCAGTGCTACCTGGCGGAGAACGACTGGGCGATGGAA AGAGCGCTGAACTCCTTCTTCGAGCCGCCCGCGGAGGACGGCGCCGCCGAGAGCCCCCCTGGCACGGCGGCGGGGCCCGAGTGCTG TGTTGACCTAACAAATGAAGAGACAACTGATTCCGTTAGTTCTAAAGCCAGTACATCTGAAGGGATTCAGCAAGAAGACGGCAGCGTGTTCTCTTTCATTACCTGGAATGTTGATGGATTGGATCTAAACAGTCTGCAAGAGAGGGCTCGAGGGGTGTGTTCCTATTTAACTTT GTACAGCCCAGATGTGATATTTCTGCAGGAAGTTATTCCCCCGTATTGTAGCTACCTAAAGAAGAGAGCAAGTAGTTATGAGATGATTACAG GTAATGAAGAAGGATATTTCACAGCTATAATGTTGAAGAAATCGAGAGTGAAATTTAAAAGCCAAGAGATTATCCCTTTTCCAAATACAAAAATGATGAGAaaccttttgtgtgtgtat GCAAGTGTGTCGGGAAATGAACTTTGCCTTATGACTTCTCATTTGGAGAGCACCAGAGGGCATGCTAAGGAACGAATGAATcagttaaaaatggttttaaagaaaatgcaagagGCTCCAGAGTCAGCTACGGTTATATTTGCGGGAGATACAAATTTAAGGGATCATGAA gtcACTAAGTGTGGTGGTTTACCCAGCAACATTTTGGATGTCTGGGAGTTCTTGGGCAAACCTAAGCATTGCCAGTATACATGGGATACACAAATGAACTCTAACCTTGGAATATCTGCTGCCTGTAAGCTTCGTTTTGATCGAATATTTTTCAGGACAGCAGCCGAAAGTGGCCATATTGTTCCCCAAAGTTTGGACCTCCTTGGATTGGAAAAACTGGACTGTGGTAGATTTCCTAGTGATCACTGGGGGCTTCTGTGCAACTTAGATGTGATCTTGTGA
- the ACOT13 gene encoding acyl-coenzyme A thioesterase 13 has protein sequence MSRLTQNVLEVMKAMARVPGFDRVLEKVTLVSAVPGKVICEMKVEDAHTNRLGTLHGGMTATLVDNISTIALLCTERGAPGVSVDMNITYMSPAKIGEDIVITAHVLKQGKTLAFASVELMNKTTGKLVAQGRHTKHLGNQGLQADLKDTKQ, from the exons ATGAGCCGCTTGACCCAGAACGTGCTGGAGGTGATGAAGGCGATGGCCCGTGTCCCCGGGTTTGACAGAGTTTTGGAAAAG gtgACTCTTGTCTCTGCTGTCCCTGGGAAAGTGATTTGTGAAATGAAAGTAGAAGACGCCCACACCAACAGATTAGGCACTCTGCACGGTGGTATGACAGCCACCTTAGTGGACAACATATCCACAATAGCTCTGCTGTGCACTGAAAGGGGAGCGCCGGGAGTCAGCGTGGATATGAACATAAC ATACATGTCGCCTGCTAAAATAGGAGAAGACATCGTGATAACAGCGCATGTTCTGAAGCAAGGCAAAACACTTGCATTTGCCTCTGTGGAGCTGATGAACAAGACCACGGGGAAACTAGTGGCACAAGGCAGACACACCAAACACCTGGGAAACCAAGGCCTGCAGGCTGACCTCAAAGACACCAAACAATGA